The Campylobacter armoricus sequence AATTTATATTTTGGAGAATTAGAATTTAAAAGTTTTATAAGTTCTTCTTGACTTAAAGTAGTTAAATCATAGCAACCACTTTGTTGATCAAAACTTTCTTTTTTTACATCATATAAGAAAAAATCACAATCAATTTCTACTTGCTCATTATCTTTTAATGCTATCACGCAAAGCTCACCTACACAACCTAAAACGCCCAAACACTGCTCATTACTTAGCTTTAAAACCTTGTAGTCTTGTTTTTTTAAACTTTCTATAAGCTCATTTTGATCCTCATCACTTGCAATGATTACATTTTTACCCACTTCTTTGGTGTATTCTAAATCAAGCCCTAAATCATAAATTTTAGATCTAATCTTATACAGAAAATCGATGGTTTTTGCTTTTTTAAGCACATCATCTTTAGAATTTTTAAGGTAAAAATTAATCTCAGGTGCATAAATTTCAGGGTTTAAAAGCTTTGAATTTCCTATAAAAACTTCTTCATCACAGGCTTTTTGAACTATGCTAATATTATCACTTAAAGGAATTAAATCTTCATTTTCTAAAAATACAAAATCTTTCATCATACTCTCTTTTAAATTTTTAATTTTAATTATATAAATTTCATTATAAAAAAGTTATAATTTTACTAATTTATTCTTAAGGTTTAAGATGAACAAATTTAGAAATTTTCCACCTATAAACACGCTTATAAATGACAAAAACTTAATTAAATATCCTTTATATTTAAGAACATATTTTTCAAAATTAGTTGTTTCAAATTGTAAAAAAGAGCTTAGTAAAAATGAAAATTTAAATTTTAGTTTGCAAGATTTGCTAGGTAAAATCACTCAAAGTATTGATGAGTTTTTAAATACACAAAGTCAAAGCTTGATCAATGCCACTGGAGTTATCATACATACTAATCTTGGTCGTAGTATTATTGATGAGAGTATTTTTGAAAGAACCAAAGAAATCATCTGCTCTTATTCTAATTTAGAATTTAATATGCAAACTGGCAAAAGAGGCTCAAGATATGACGCACTTAGTGCGAATTTAAAAATATTATTTGATTGTGAAGATTGTTTGGTTGTTAATAACAATGCTTCAGCTGTATTTTTAATCTTAAACACCTTAGCAAAAAATGAAGAGGTTATTACCTCAAGAAGCGAGCTAGTTGAGATTGGGGGAAATTTTAGAATTCCTGAAGTTATGATTGCAGCTGGGGTTAAACTAAAAGAAATAGGCACGACCAATAAAACTCATTTATATGATTATGAAAAAGCTATCAATGAAAATACTAAGATGATTTTAAAAACTCACCGCTCTAATTTTGCTTTTAAAGGATTTTTTGAAGAGGTGAGCTTAAGTGAAATTTATGCTTTAACAAAAAAGAAAAAACTTATATCTTATTATGATTTGGGTGCTGGTTGGTGTGAAAAAATCAATAAACAACTAAGTAAAAATGAGCCAAGTGTGAAAGAGCTTTTAAAACATTGTGATATTTTAAGTTTTAGCGGCGATAAACTTTTTGGCTCTACTCAAGCAGGCATTATACTTGGAAAGAAAAAATACATTCAACAGCTAAAGAAAAATCAACTTTTAAGAATGCTAAGGGTTGATAAAATCACCCTAGCTTTTTTAAATGAAACTACCAAAGCATACTTAGAAAAAGAATATGAAAAAATTCCTACTTTAAAACTTTTAAATGATGATATAAAAATCATAGAAAAAAAAGCTCTTTTTGTTAAAGAAAGAATTTCTACCAAATGTGAATTAAAA is a genomic window containing:
- the selA gene encoding L-seryl-tRNA(Sec) selenium transferase; translation: MNKFRNFPPINTLINDKNLIKYPLYLRTYFSKLVVSNCKKELSKNENLNFSLQDLLGKITQSIDEFLNTQSQSLINATGVIIHTNLGRSIIDESIFERTKEIICSYSNLEFNMQTGKRGSRYDALSANLKILFDCEDCLVVNNNASAVFLILNTLAKNEEVITSRSELVEIGGNFRIPEVMIAAGVKLKEIGTTNKTHLYDYEKAINENTKMILKTHRSNFAFKGFFEEVSLSEIYALTKKKKLISYYDLGAGWCEKINKQLSKNEPSVKELLKHCDILSFSGDKLFGSTQAGIILGKKKYIQQLKKNQLLRMLRVDKITLAFLNETTKAYLEKEYEKIPTLKLLNDDIKIIEKKALFVKERISTKCELKSSKSLVGGGSMPDKSLDTFTLSFNGKALLLQEKFRKKGVIGRVENEHFVLDFRSILEKDLNKIISIIKEVFHA